CGACAAATCCCATCATGAGACCTGATGCAACAATTGCGGGCAGAATAGGAACAAAAACGTCGCCGATTGCCTTTAATATTCGCTTCCAAACGGGCTGGCCTGCTGCGGCTGCTGCTTTGACGTCGTCTTTTGTCGCTTCAGTCATTCCTGTAACGCTCAAGAATTCCGCATAGACTTTATTGACTGTTCCCGTGCCTATAATTAATTGCAATTGTCCGTTATTCTCGAACATGCCTTTGACTCCGTCGACGTTCTCAAGGGCTTTCTTGTCAACTTTGGAATTGTCCTTAATAACGAGTCTGAGTCTCGTTGCGCAGTGGGCCGCCTGAGTGATATTCTCCCGCCCGCCTATGTGTGAAACAATTTCTTCCGCACATTTTCTGTAATCCAGTGCCATAATAAAATAATACCTCCTGAAAAATTAAATTAAATTTAAATCTGCAAACGCCTTAGCAAGCCCGTCATCACTAACTGAAGGACAAACAATATCAGAAAGTTTCTTGAGAGCCTCCGCACCGTTAGCCATACAGACACTAGTTCCAACAGTCTGTATCATTTCCAAATCGTTCATACTGTCGCCGAATCCTATAGAGTCGCTTAATGGGACTCCAAATTTTTCGCAGATAATTTTTACGCCTCGTCCCTTGTCGAATGCCTTATTAATAATTTCGCCGTTAATGCATTGTGAAGATGAGCCGCCGACTTTGACTTCCTGAACTATAAAATTAAACTCATCGCCCATTAATTTTTTAGCCTCGTCAAGCTGGGACATATCAAGACACATGATAACTACTTTATAAATCGGTGAGCCGTCATATTGACTCATTGGCTTGATTCCTAAATTTGCGGATAATGCTTTTCTCCAGCGTTCAATTTCGCTGTTTCCTTCACCCTGAGAGCTTAGGAACTCGCCGAGATTCTCATCGCCCCATGAACCTTTTTCGGCCTCGATTGTGCAAAAAACTCCGTGCTTGTGTAAAGCATTTAAAGCCGTGTCTCTCTGTTCGTCTGTCATGGGATAATTAAATAAAATTTCGCCGCAATTTTCACCGATTGCAACATAACCGCCCGCGCAGGATATAACGCCGTCAAATTTGTATTTAAGCAATGGCCTTAGCATGTCGGGATTCCTGCCAGTGCATAAAAAAATTTTGTGCCCGTTTGAGCGTGCCTTGTTGATTGCGTCTATAGCACTTTGAGGGGGGATATTTTCTCCCGGTTTTGTCAGAGTGCCGTCGATGTCAAGAAATATTAATTTCACTAGTTTTTGCCCTCCTTGATTAATTTTTTGTCTTCATCAATTAAACCTCTTAAAAATGTAATTACTCGTTTTGGAATTTCCGTTATTTCCGCAATTTCCTCGTCGTTGAGCATTGCAGAATATTTATCGCTATACA
This region of Synergistaceae bacterium genomic DNA includes:
- a CDS encoding HAD family phosphatase, whose amino-acid sequence is MKLIFLDIDGTLTKPGENIPPQSAIDAINKARSNGHKIFLCTGRNPDMLRPLLKYKFDGVISCAGGYVAIGENCGEILFNYPMTDEQRDTALNALHKHGVFCTIEAEKGSWGDENLGEFLSSQGEGNSEIERWRKALSANLGIKPMSQYDGSPIYKVVIMCLDMSQLDEAKKLMGDEFNFIVQEVKVGGSSSQCINGEIINKAFDKGRGVKIICEKFGVPLSDSIGFGDSMNDLEMIQTVGTSVCMANGAEALKKLSDIVCPSVSDDGLAKAFADLNLI